In the Drosophila takahashii strain IR98-3 E-12201 chromosome 3R, DtakHiC1v2, whole genome shotgun sequence genome, one interval contains:
- the LOC108056948 gene encoding coiled-coil-helix-coiled-coil-helix domain-containing protein 10, mitochondrial, which yields MPRQRSESSRSNGSMRRQNNRSSHVFAPKPATRGSSKDLPAVQKESSPAPAPSAAHAAEAKGSSTKERFKDMATTAAGVAAGSAVGHAVGAGLTGMFQGKAKEQPQQEGAAAAPAASSSSHHNPQLVEDGPCAFELRQFLKCTEENGSDLSICKEFNEAMQQCRRRYNV from the coding sequence ATGCCGCGTCAACGCTCCGAAAGTTCCAGATCCAATGGATCGATGCGTCGCCAGAATAACAGGAGCAGCCATGTCTTTGCCCCGAAGCCTGCGACTCGCGGGAGCAGCAAGGATTTGCCGGCGGTGCAGAAGGAATCCTCTCCAGCTCCTGCTCCCTCAGCAGCTCATGCGGCAGAGGCCAAGGGCTCCAGTACCAAGGAGCGATTCAAGGACATGGCCACCACGGCGGCTGGAGTGGCCGCAGGATCAGCTGTGGGACACGCTGTGGGCGCAGGACTCACTGGGATGTTCCAAGGAAAGGCCAAGGAGCAGCCTCAGCAGGagggagcagcagctgcaccTGCAGCTTCATCTTCATCCCACCACAATCCCCAGCTGGTGGAGGATGGTCCCTGTGCCTTCGAACTGAGGCAGTTCCTCAAGTGCACCGAGGAGAACGGCAGTGATCTCTCGATCTGCAAGGAGTTCAACGAGGCAATGCAGCAGTGCCGAAGGCGCTACAATGTTTGA
- the LOC108056949 gene encoding coiled-coil-helix-coiled-coil-helix domain-containing protein 10, mitochondrial, with product MPRRQRSASAKPSTISHLPVVLPTTRSSEMIFKDVAAHAAGVAAGSAVGHAIGAGITGLFRGRGQQPHHSDLVEEGPCAKEMKQFLKCTEENDDLNVCKEFNDAVRRCHRHYNI from the coding sequence atGCCACGCAGACAGAGAAGCGCTTCGGCCAAGCCGAGTACCATCAGTCATTTGCCAGTGGTGCTGCCCACCACCCGGAGTTCGGAGATGATCTTTAAGGACGTGGCCGCCCATGCGGCGGGCGTGGCAGCAGGATCAGCCGTGGGTCATGCCATTGGAGCTGGGATAACCGGATTGtttagggggcgtggccagcaGCCGCATCACAGCGATCTCGTGGAGGAAGGTCCTTGCGCCAAGGAGATGAAGCAGTTCCTCAAATGCACCGAGGAAAATGACGATCTCAACGTGTGCAAGGAGTTCAACGATGCGGTGCGACGTTGCCATCgccattataatatttag